The Deinococcus sedimenti genomic sequence GCGCGCAGCCGCTCGATGATCTCCCGCACCTCGATCCGCCCGATGGGGTCCAGGGCGCTGGTGGGTTCGTCCAGGAACACGAGGTCCGGGCGGGCCAGGATCGCTCCGGCCAGCCCGGCGCGCTGCAGCATGCCCTTGCTGTACCCGCCCAGCGTCTCGTGGCCGCGTCCGCCCAGCCCGACCTCGTCCAGCACCTGCGGAATGCGGGTGCGGCGCTCGGCGGCACTCAGGCCCGCCAGGCGCCCGTGGAAGTCCAGGAATTCCTGGCCGGTCATCCAGGTCTGGAAGCGGAACTGCTCGGGCAGGAAGCCCAGCCGGGCGCGGACGGCCGGATCGCTCGGGTGGCCGCCCAGCACGCGGATCTCGCCGCCGCTGGGCTGCACGAGGCCCAGCAGCATCTTCACGGTGGTGCTCTTGCCCGCCCCGTTCGGGCCCAGGAACCCGAACACCTCCCCGCGCGGCACGGTCAGGGTCAGGCCGTCCACGACCGCCCGCCCCCGGTACTCCTTGCGCAGCTCGCGCGTGTCGATGGCCAGTTCGCTCATGCCGTCCAGCATAGGCGGGTCCGCCCGGGCCCCGCGTCCACCTTTCGGTTGCCCGGCCGCCCCCCCCAGTTCCCCCAACGCACGGGTCCATATTTCCTCTGTGCAGGGTCCGGGATTCGTGGAGAATGAACCCAGATGCCTGCCTGCCCTCCCCGGGACCAGCTGGACGTGCTGCTGCCCGTAGACACGCCCACCGATCTGATGACGCGCCTGCGGGCCGCGCCAGACGGCGAAACGCGCGCGCTGGCGCTGGTGGCGGTCGCCCGTCACACCCGCGAGACGTCCCTGGGCAACGCGCAGGGGCTCGGCGAGGCCGCGCTGAGTGAGGCGCTGCGCTGCGGCTCGCCGCGCGCTGCCGTGGAGGCCCTGATCGGCCTGAGTTTCGTGTCGGCCAGCCTGGGGCAGCAGGAACGGGCGCTGGACGCCATCGGGCGCGCGCAGACCATGCTCGAGGAGCACCGGCTGACCGATCAGCTGTCCGGCGTGCTGAACACCCGCGCCCTGACCCGCCTGACCAGCGGGGACGTCACCGGCGCCCGGCAGGACCTGCAGGACGCCCTGGACCTGGCGCGGCAGGCCCGCAATCCGGCCGATCAGGGCAACGCGCTGGTGAACCTGGCGTGGCTGGCGTGCAGCAGCGGCGATCCCAAGGACGCCCTGCACCACCTGAATCTCCTCGAGGAACTCGTGCATACCGTGGCGGACGAGGCGCTCAGCGAGGAGCTGTGCACGTACATGCACGAGAACCGCGCGCACGCCTACTCGCTGCTGGCCCGGGAGGCGCAGGAACTGGGCCGGAGCGACGCGCAGCGCCAGGCGGTGCAGCAGGGCCTGATGGTGCTGCGCGCCGCGCGCCTGGCGCTGCAGGTGACGCCCAGCCTGACCAGTGAACTGCTGTGCGCGGCGCACGAATCGACCCTGCTGCGCCTGGACGGCGACCTGCGCGGCGCCGAGCGCGCGGCGCGGCGCGCGGCTCAGCTGAACGCCGTGATCAAGCAGCAGCTGTACATCGAGCCGCAGCTGTGCCTCGCGGAACTCCTGCAGTCCCGCGGTGAGTTCGACGCGGCGCTCGCGCAGTACGGCGCGGCGCTGGACATCGCGCGGCGCCAGCACCGGCACCTGGACATCCAGCGGCTCCTGAGCGCCATCGGCGCGCTGCATGAACGCCAGGGTCGCCTGCGCGAGGCGCTGGACGTGACGCGCGAGGCCCTGCAGGCCGCGAACACCGCCGTGGAACGCGTGAACAGCGCCGCGGCGCGCCACCTGCAGCTGGACCGTGAACTGCGCCAGGCGCGCGCGGACGCGAGTTCCTGGCAGGACCGCCTGCGGCAGGCCGAGGTGCAGGCCCGGCAGGACCCCCTGACCGGGCTGCTCAACCGCCGCGGACTGGAGGAGGGGCTGCTGGGCCTGCAGTTCCCCGCGGACGGCGCGCGGCTCTCGGACTGGTCGCTGCTGACGGTGGTGTTCGTGGATGTGGATCACTTCAAGCACGTGAATGACCGGCACTCGCACGCGGTGGGGGATCAGGTGCTGCGGGTGGTGGGTCAGTTGCTGGCGGGTCAGGTGCGGGCCGGGGACCTGCTGGGCCGGTACGGCGGGGAGGAGTTCGTGCTGGTCACGCCGGTCCGCACGCGCGGGCGGGCGCACGGCCTGGCGGAGGCCTGCCGCCGCGCGGTGGAGGGGCACGACTGGTCGGACCTGCTGCCGGACATGCGCCTGACGGCCAGCGTGGGGTACGCGGTGACCACCCCGGACCGCCTGCCGCAGGCGCTGCGGATCGCGGACGATCACCTGTACCGCGCGAAGAACGCCGGCCGCAACCGCGTGTCGCCCGCCGCGCCCTGACCTTCGGCGCGCGGCGCTGACCAGCCACCCCACCCGGCCTGCTCTGGAGGGCACGGTTCTGCCAGACCCCGCCGCCTGCAGCGAACGGAGCGAGGAGCCGCCGAGGACTGCGCTCGGAAGAGGACCTGAGGGTCGGCCTGTTGCCCCCAGGGTGAAGCTGAACTCCCCAGTGAGTCCGGAGGACGGGCGCGGCGGGCGGCGCCGGGGCGCTACACTCGCCCGTGGATGCCGCTGGAACCGGGAACGCAACTTGCCGGGCGTTACGACCTGCTGGCCCTGCTGGGTGAGGGCGGCAGCGCCCGCGTGTTCCGTGCCCGCGACGCCCTGCTGGGCCGTGAGGTCGCCGTGAAGGTGCAGCACGCGCACGTGCCTGACAGTGACCGCGAGCGGTTTCTGCGTGAGGTCCGCACCCTGGCCCGCCTGACGCATCCGGGGGTCATCCCGGTGCTGGACCTGGGCACCGATCCGGAGGCCGGGCGGCCCTTTTTCACCATGCCGCTGATGACCGGCGGGCCGATCACGGCACTTGGGCCGCTGGAGGACGCGCCGCTGCCCCTGGCGCGGTTCCTGACGGCGGCGGCATCGGCCTCGCGGGCCCTGCAGTTCGTGCATGAGCGCGGCATCACGCACCGTGACCTGACGCCCGGGAACGTCCTGCTGGACGAGGCGTGGATGCCGCGCATCATGGACTTCGGACTGGTGGCGCTGACCGAGCAGACCCGGCACCTCACCCGCAGCGGCGTGACGCTGGGCACGCCCGCGTACATGGCGCCCGAGCAGGCGCGCGGCGTGGGCGTGGGCCCCCTGAGCGACCTGTACGCGCTGGGCGCGGTGCTGTACCGCGTGGCGTGCGGCAGCCCGCCGTTCGTGGGGGACAGCGACCAGAGCGTCCTGTATCAGCACGTGTACGAGGCCGCACCGGACCCGCGTGACCTGAATCCGGCGGTGCCGGACGCCGTGGCGCGCGTACTGCTCAGCCTGCTGGCCAAGCAACCGGAGGACCGCCCGCCCAGCGGCGAGGCCCTGGCGCACCTGTGGGCGCTGGCCCGGCGTGACGTATGGACCTCGCACGCGCGGGGGCAGTACCGGGGTGGACGCACCCGCAGCGGCGAACATCCCGACGGGCCGGCCCAGGTGGGGGCGCTGCGCGAGGCCTGGAGCGTCCCCCTGCCGGGCGAGGTCACGTGGCCCGCCGCCGTCATCGGGGACGGGGATCTTGTCGCGGTCGGCACGCGGGGCGGCCAGCTGGTCCTCACGCACGCGTCGGGCCGCCCGTTCGCCACGTACGCCGCGCGGGACGAGGTCACGGCGCCCGCCACCTTCCACGGCGGTCACGTCCTGTTCGGCGCGTGGGACGGCACGCTGCGCCGCGTGGACCTGATGAGCGGCGCGCAGGTCTGGCAGCACAAGGCCCGCGCGGAACTCACGGGCGCCCCGAC encodes the following:
- a CDS encoding ABC transporter ATP-binding protein, with the translated sequence MSELAIDTRELRKEYRGRAVVDGLTLTVPRGEVFGFLGPNGAGKSTTVKMLLGLVQPSGGEIRVLGGHPSDPAVRARLGFLPEQFRFQTWMTGQEFLDFHGRLAGLSAAERRTRIPQVLDEVGLGGRGHETLGGYSKGMLQRAGLAGAILARPDLVFLDEPTSALDPIGRIEVREIIERLRAQGAAVFLNSHLLSEVEQVCDRVAFVKQGRVLTQGSMRELMGGVLPVDIRVDTLAGRLLDTLARLGEVRRSDTNTPGRADVELWLTRDDQIPAVADAVHAAGARLYALTPRRPDLETMFLDLIEDTPEAARSGAEVHRA
- a CDS encoding tetratricopeptide repeat-containing diguanylate cyclase; this translates as MPACPPRDQLDVLLPVDTPTDLMTRLRAAPDGETRALALVAVARHTRETSLGNAQGLGEAALSEALRCGSPRAAVEALIGLSFVSASLGQQERALDAIGRAQTMLEEHRLTDQLSGVLNTRALTRLTSGDVTGARQDLQDALDLARQARNPADQGNALVNLAWLACSSGDPKDALHHLNLLEELVHTVADEALSEELCTYMHENRAHAYSLLAREAQELGRSDAQRQAVQQGLMVLRAARLALQVTPSLTSELLCAAHESTLLRLDGDLRGAERAARRAAQLNAVIKQQLYIEPQLCLAELLQSRGEFDAALAQYGAALDIARRQHRHLDIQRLLSAIGALHERQGRLREALDVTREALQAANTAVERVNSAAARHLQLDRELRQARADASSWQDRLRQAEVQARQDPLTGLLNRRGLEEGLLGLQFPADGARLSDWSLLTVVFVDVDHFKHVNDRHSHAVGDQVLRVVGQLLAGQVRAGDLLGRYGGEEFVLVTPVRTRGRAHGLAEACRRAVEGHDWSDLLPDMRLTASVGYAVTTPDRLPQALRIADDHLYRAKNAGRNRVSPAAP
- a CDS encoding serine/threonine-protein kinase, yielding MPLEPGTQLAGRYDLLALLGEGGSARVFRARDALLGREVAVKVQHAHVPDSDRERFLREVRTLARLTHPGVIPVLDLGTDPEAGRPFFTMPLMTGGPITALGPLEDAPLPLARFLTAAASASRALQFVHERGITHRDLTPGNVLLDEAWMPRIMDFGLVALTEQTRHLTRSGVTLGTPAYMAPEQARGVGVGPLSDLYALGAVLYRVACGSPPFVGDSDQSVLYQHVYEAAPDPRDLNPAVPDAVARVLLSLLAKQPEDRPPSGEALAHLWALARRDVWTSHARGQYRGGRTRSGEHPDGPAQVGALREAWSVPLPGEVTWPAAVIGDGDLVAVGTRGGQLVLTHASGRPFATYAARDEVTAPATFHGGHVLFGAWDGTLRRVDLMSGAQVWQHKARAELTGAPTLWHDQVLASSRDGHLYALDAATGELRWAYRTGGPVAASPLVWAGAALVSDENGWLHALDARSGHGLWKVQVGTMHGTPALIPTAPGTATLVVATWEGEVHALTLRAHTGRVSVDPDPIQWTYDLEDEVWASPALTLSGAPGGTAILAGWGGEVRALSLKDGEDLWTHRMQGRVTASPVISAGLVFLASEDGQLCALDVRSGAVRWTHQEGTGVQATPLAADGTLYVAFMNGTLRAYRARTP